Proteins encoded in a region of the Streptomyces violaceoruber genome:
- a CDS encoding amidohydrolase family protein, which translates to MPDSQPQPPHSPSPSDPADRGSLLLCGARLTDGRSVDVRLHGGRIEAVGTAGSLSPGRASGPGGHLDLGGYLLLPAPADPHVHADTALTADVHGPVSYAPEDVQRRATEAALLQLAHGATALRAHVRVGDVAGLGALTAVLRTRRSLRGLAELSAVAMPRVLTGVAGADGLAMLRDAVKMGADVVGGCPDLDPDPAGYVETVLEVAAEHGCPVDLHTDAADPARLARLAATAGGLRPGVAIGPCDGLGRLPAEAASRAADQLAAAGVTVVCLPQGACGTVDHPDGTAPVRLLRAAGVRLAAGSGALRDVSNPVGRGDPLEAAYLLASRHGLRPEEAYDAVSAAARSALGLPEVRVEAGFPAELVAVRGDRLAGALSLAYSRIVVHRGRVVARTSAVREYGDSTTASDLGLPRQGGAGRGRRDGRGGPDRRGDPG; encoded by the coding sequence ATGCCCGACAGCCAGCCGCAGCCGCCCCACTCGCCCTCCCCCTCGGACCCCGCCGACCGCGGCTCGCTCCTGCTCTGCGGGGCGCGGCTCACCGACGGCCGGAGCGTGGACGTACGGCTCCACGGCGGACGCATCGAGGCGGTCGGCACGGCCGGCAGCCTGTCCCCGGGCCGGGCGTCCGGTCCCGGCGGCCACCTGGACCTGGGCGGCTACCTGCTTCTGCCCGCCCCGGCCGATCCCCACGTCCACGCCGACACGGCGCTCACGGCCGACGTCCACGGCCCCGTCTCCTACGCCCCCGAGGACGTCCAGCGCCGGGCCACCGAGGCCGCCCTGCTCCAGTTGGCCCACGGCGCCACCGCGCTGCGGGCACACGTGCGGGTGGGCGACGTCGCGGGCCTGGGTGCGCTGACCGCCGTACTGCGGACCCGGCGCTCCCTGCGCGGCCTCGCCGAACTGAGCGCGGTGGCGATGCCGAGGGTGCTGACCGGGGTGGCCGGTGCCGACGGGCTGGCGATGCTGCGGGACGCGGTCAAGATGGGCGCGGACGTGGTGGGCGGGTGTCCGGACCTGGACCCCGATCCGGCGGGGTACGTGGAGACGGTCCTGGAGGTCGCCGCCGAGCACGGCTGCCCGGTCGACCTGCACACCGACGCCGCCGACCCGGCGCGGCTGGCCCGGCTGGCGGCCACGGCGGGCGGGTTGCGCCCGGGGGTCGCCATCGGCCCCTGCGACGGCCTGGGCCGGCTGCCCGCCGAGGCGGCCTCCCGGGCCGCGGACCAGCTCGCGGCGGCCGGTGTGACCGTGGTCTGCCTGCCGCAGGGCGCCTGCGGGACGGTGGACCATCCCGACGGCACGGCACCGGTACGGCTGCTGCGGGCGGCCGGGGTGCGGCTCGCCGCCGGGAGCGGCGCGCTGCGGGACGTGTCCAACCCGGTCGGGCGCGGCGACCCCCTGGAGGCGGCGTACCTGCTGGCCTCACGGCACGGGCTGCGCCCCGAGGAGGCGTACGACGCGGTGAGCGCGGCGGCACGGTCGGCCCTCGGCCTGCCGGAGGTGCGGGTGGAGGCGGGCTTCCCGGCCGAACTGGTCGCCGTACGGGGGGACCGGCTGGCGGGTGCGCTGTCACTGGCGTACAGCCGGATCGTCGTGCACCGGGGGCGCGTGGTGGCGCGGACCAGCGCGGTGCGGGAGTACGGCGATTCGACCACCGCGTCCGACCTGGGGCTGCCGCGGCAGGGGGGTGCGGGGCGGGGACGGCGTGACGGGCGTGGCGGACCTGACCGGCGTGGGGACCCGGGCTGA
- a CDS encoding pyridoxal phosphate-dependent aminotransferase — protein sequence MSAAIPPTERRVSARVGAISESATLAVDAKAKALKAAGRPVIGFGAGEPDFPTPDYIVEAAVEACKNPKFHRYTPAGGLPELKAAIAAKTLRDSGYEVDPSQILVTNGGKQAIYEAFAAILDPGDEVIVPAPYWTTYPESIRLAGGVPVEVVADETTGYRVTVEQLEAARTEKTKVVLFVSPSNPTGAVYGEAETEAIGRWAVEHGLWVLTDEIYEHLVYGDAVSVSLPALLPELRDKCIVVNGVAKTYAMTGWRVGWVIGPKDVVKAATNLQSHATSNVANVSQAAALAAVSGNLDAVAKMREAFDRRRQTIVRMLNEIDGVLCPEPEGAFYAYPSVKALLGKEIRGKRPQDSVELAALILEEAEVAVVPGEAFGTPGYLRLSYALGDEDLVEGVSRIQKLLAEARD from the coding sequence ATGAGCGCTGCAATCCCTCCCACCGAGCGCCGGGTCTCCGCCCGAGTCGGCGCGATCTCCGAGTCCGCGACCCTCGCCGTGGACGCCAAGGCCAAGGCCCTCAAGGCCGCCGGACGTCCCGTGATCGGCTTCGGCGCGGGTGAGCCCGACTTCCCGACGCCGGACTACATCGTCGAGGCCGCCGTCGAGGCGTGCAAGAACCCGAAGTTCCACCGCTACACGCCGGCCGGCGGGCTGCCCGAGCTGAAGGCCGCCATCGCCGCGAAGACGCTGCGCGACTCCGGCTACGAGGTCGACCCGTCGCAGATCCTCGTCACCAACGGCGGCAAGCAGGCCATCTACGAGGCGTTCGCCGCGATCCTCGACCCGGGCGACGAGGTCATCGTCCCGGCGCCGTACTGGACGACGTACCCGGAGTCGATCCGGCTGGCCGGCGGTGTGCCCGTCGAGGTCGTCGCCGACGAGACGACCGGCTACCGGGTGACGGTGGAGCAGCTGGAGGCGGCGCGCACCGAGAAGACCAAGGTCGTCCTGTTCGTGTCGCCGTCGAACCCGACGGGGGCGGTGTACGGCGAGGCCGAGACCGAGGCCATCGGCCGCTGGGCCGTCGAGCACGGGCTGTGGGTGCTGACCGACGAGATCTACGAGCACCTGGTGTACGGCGACGCCGTCTCCGTGTCCCTGCCGGCGCTGCTGCCCGAGCTGCGCGACAAGTGCATCGTGGTCAACGGCGTGGCGAAGACGTACGCGATGACCGGCTGGCGGGTCGGATGGGTCATCGGGCCGAAGGACGTCGTCAAGGCCGCGACCAACCTCCAGTCGCACGCCACGTCCAACGTGGCCAACGTGTCGCAGGCGGCGGCGCTGGCCGCGGTCTCCGGCAACCTGGACGCCGTGGCGAAGATGCGGGAGGCCTTCGACCGGCGCCGCCAGACGATCGTGCGGATGCTGAACGAGATCGACGGCGTGCTCTGCCCGGAGCCCGAGGGCGCGTTCTACGCCTACCCGTCGGTGAAGGCGCTGCTCGGCAAGGAGATCCGCGGCAAGCGTCCGCAGGACTCGGTCGAGCTGGCCGCGCTCATCCTGGAGGAGGCCGAGGTCGCGGTGGTGCCCGGTGAGGCGTTCGGCACGCCGGGGTACCTGCGGCTGTCGTACGCGCTCGGGGACGAGGACCTCGTCGAGGGCGTGAGCCGGATCCAGAAGCTGCTGGCGGAGGCGCGGGACTGA
- a CDS encoding TetR/AcrR family transcriptional regulator, which translates to MPTGVHLRDARRQLFDAAERVLLRDGPNGLTSRAVTDEAGCAKGVLHRHFADFDAFLVALVLDRAAQLDAQALTLREAVGSGTVADNLTGALTALFGPVPVAIIPLITFRDELRARLRQTVPGGGIAILAQVAAAVSAYLSEERARGRISVDADIDSLTLSLVGGGHLLFADRDPGHPPAAAAVGKLVDTVLAGVVRRHPR; encoded by the coding sequence GTGCCGACCGGAGTGCATCTTCGCGACGCGAGGCGGCAGTTGTTCGACGCCGCCGAGCGCGTGCTTCTGCGGGACGGCCCGAACGGGCTGACCAGCCGGGCCGTCACGGACGAGGCGGGCTGCGCCAAAGGCGTCCTGCACCGGCACTTCGCGGACTTCGACGCCTTCCTCGTCGCACTCGTGCTCGACCGGGCCGCGCAACTCGACGCGCAGGCGCTGACGCTGCGGGAGGCCGTGGGCTCCGGCACCGTGGCGGACAACCTCACCGGCGCGCTGACCGCCCTGTTCGGGCCGGTCCCCGTGGCGATCATTCCGCTCATCACCTTCCGGGACGAGCTGCGCGCACGGCTGCGGCAGACCGTGCCCGGTGGCGGCATCGCGATCCTCGCCCAGGTCGCGGCCGCGGTCTCCGCCTATCTGTCGGAGGAGCGCGCGAGGGGCCGCATCTCGGTCGACGCCGACATCGACTCGCTCACGCTCTCCCTCGTCGGCGGAGGTCATCTCCTGTTCGCGGACCGCGACCCGGGCCACCCGCCGGCCGCGGCGGCCGTCGGCAAGCTGGTCGACACGGTGCTCGCCGGGGTCGTCCGGCGACACCCGCGCTGA
- a CDS encoding MaoC family dehydratase has product MQSKIAYSDVEVGTELPAQSFPVDRATLVRYAGASGDFNPIHWNERFAKEVGLPDVIAHGMFTMAEAIRVVTDWTGDPGAVVEYGVRFTRPVVVPNDDRGAVIEVSGKVAAKLDDNTVRVDLTATSAGQKVLGMSRAVVRLG; this is encoded by the coding sequence ATGCAGTCGAAGATCGCATACAGCGACGTCGAGGTCGGCACCGAACTGCCCGCGCAGAGCTTCCCCGTGGACCGCGCCACGCTCGTGCGGTACGCGGGCGCCTCCGGCGACTTCAACCCGATCCACTGGAACGAGAGGTTCGCCAAGGAGGTGGGCCTGCCCGACGTCATCGCGCACGGCATGTTCACCATGGCCGAGGCGATCCGCGTGGTCACCGACTGGACCGGCGATCCGGGCGCGGTCGTGGAGTACGGCGTCCGCTTCACCAGGCCCGTCGTCGTCCCGAACGACGACCGGGGTGCCGTGATCGAGGTCAGCGGCAAGGTGGCGGCCAAGCTCGACGACAACACCGTCCGCGTCGACCTGACGGCCACCAGCGCCGGCCAGAAGGTCCTCGGCATGTCCCGCGCGGTCGTACGACTGGGCTGA
- the rpmG gene encoding 50S ribosomal protein L33 gives MAATDVRPKITLACVECKERNYITKKNRRNNPDRLEMKKHCPRCNAHTAHRETR, from the coding sequence GTGGCTGCCACCGACGTCCGCCCGAAGATCACGCTGGCCTGCGTGGAGTGCAAGGAGCGGAACTACATCACCAAGAAGAACCGGCGTAACAACCCGGACCGACTGGAGATGAAGAAGCACTGCCCGCGTTGCAACGCGCACACCGCGCACCGCGAAACGCGATAG
- the secE gene encoding preprotein translocase subunit SecE — protein sequence MTDAVGSIDMPDAQDEAPDSKKSRKGGKRGKKGPLKRLALFYRQIVAELRKVVWPSRNQLTTYTTVVIIFVVIMIGLVTLIDYGFSHAAKYVFG from the coding sequence GTGACGGACGCCGTGGGCTCCATCGACATGCCTGATGCCCAGGACGAGGCGCCGGACTCCAAGAAGTCCCGCAAGGGCGGCAAGCGAGGCAAGAAGGGCCCGCTGAAGCGGCTCGCGCTCTTCTACCGCCAGATCGTTGCGGAGCTGCGCAAGGTCGTCTGGCCCAGTCGCAACCAGCTGACGACGTACACCACCGTGGTGATCATCTTCGTGGTCATCATGATCGGCCTGGTGACTCTGATTGACTATGGCTTCTCTCACGCCGCCAAGTACGTCTTCGGCTGA
- a CDS encoding class I SAM-dependent methyltransferase yields the protein MPTLSSPEPPEQPPSHQARETAESFGADAQRYDRARPPYPDALVTRVVAGSPGTDVLDVGCGTGIAARQFRAAGCAVLGVEPDARMAAFARDRGLPVEVAAFEAWDPAGRAFDAVIAAQSWHWVDPAAGAVKAAQVLRPDGRLAIFGHVYEPPAEVAEPFAAAYRRAAPESPFSDQPARRPLEMYLAGYAQIADRIRASGRFHEPEQWRFDWERSYTRDEWLELLPTTGGLTRLRPGQLAGILDAVGRAVDALGGRFTMRYTTLATTAVRADTR from the coding sequence ATGCCCACTCTATCTTCTCCGGAGCCCCCGGAGCAGCCACCGTCGCATCAGGCCCGGGAGACGGCCGAGTCCTTCGGTGCCGACGCGCAGCGCTACGACCGGGCCCGGCCGCCCTACCCCGACGCCCTCGTGACGCGAGTCGTCGCGGGGAGCCCGGGGACCGACGTCCTCGACGTCGGGTGCGGCACGGGCATCGCGGCCCGTCAGTTCCGGGCCGCCGGCTGCGCCGTACTCGGGGTCGAGCCGGACGCGCGGATGGCCGCCTTCGCCCGGGACCGCGGGCTGCCGGTCGAGGTGGCGGCCTTCGAGGCCTGGGACCCCGCCGGCCGGGCCTTCGACGCGGTGATCGCCGCCCAGTCGTGGCACTGGGTGGACCCGGCCGCCGGCGCCGTGAAGGCGGCCCAGGTGCTGCGTCCGGACGGGCGTCTGGCGATCTTCGGCCATGTGTACGAGCCGCCGGCCGAGGTGGCCGAGCCGTTCGCGGCCGCCTACCGTCGGGCGGCACCCGAATCGCCGTTCAGCGATCAGCCGGCGCGACGTCCGCTGGAGATGTACCTGGCGGGGTACGCGCAGATCGCCGACCGGATCCGCGCGTCCGGACGGTTCCACGAGCCGGAGCAGTGGCGGTTCGACTGGGAGCGGTCGTACACGCGCGACGAGTGGCTGGAGCTGCTCCCCACCACCGGCGGCCTCACCCGGCTCCGCCCCGGCCAACTGGCCGGAATACTGGACGCGGTCGGCCGCGCCGTCGACGCGCTGGGCGGCCGCTTCACGATGCGGTACACGACGCTGGCGACCACGGCGGTACGTGCCGACACCCGCTGA
- a CDS encoding MFS transporter, which produces MSQQGARRNTRGGGAAWALVITSVAGFMAALDNLVVTTALPSIREDLGGALHDLEWTVSAYTLTFAVLLMFGAALGDRFGRRRLFLVGLTVFTGASAAAAMAPGIDSLIAARAVQGVGAAIMMPLTLTLLTAAVPAERRGMAYGIWGAVNGLAVASGPLVGGSLTEHISWQWIFWLNVPLGLALLPLARLRLAESHGTGAPLDIPGTLLASGGLFGIVYGLVRGPVDGWTGSVVLTALFAGAALLVGFVLYSTRARNPMLPMRLFRSRAFAGVNAASLLMFLGMFGSIFLLSQYMQGVLGYSPTEAGLRMLPWTGMPMLVAPIAGLLSDRIGGRPVVATGLFLQAAGLGYLASVIMADASYAVQLPGLILSGIGMALYFAPASALVMSSVAAKEQGIASGANNALREVGGALGIAVMSSIFAAQGGYESAQTFVDGLRPAIAVGAALVALGGIAALAIPARRRTDGPTAAPKTEPKTEPALATTAPTPHH; this is translated from the coding sequence ATGTCACAGCAAGGAGCACGTCGGAACACCCGCGGTGGGGGAGCCGCCTGGGCCCTCGTCATCACCAGCGTCGCCGGCTTCATGGCGGCCCTGGACAACCTCGTCGTCACCACCGCCCTGCCCTCCATCCGCGAGGACCTGGGCGGCGCGCTGCACGACCTGGAATGGACCGTGAGCGCCTACACGCTCACCTTCGCCGTCCTCCTGATGTTCGGAGCGGCCCTCGGCGACCGCTTCGGCCGCCGCAGGCTCTTCCTGGTCGGCCTCACCGTCTTCACCGGGGCGTCCGCCGCCGCGGCCATGGCACCCGGCATCGACTCGCTCATCGCCGCCCGCGCGGTGCAGGGCGTCGGCGCGGCGATCATGATGCCGCTCACGCTGACCCTGCTCACGGCCGCGGTACCCGCCGAACGCCGCGGGATGGCGTACGGCATCTGGGGGGCCGTCAACGGGCTCGCCGTGGCGTCCGGCCCGCTGGTCGGCGGCAGCCTCACCGAGCACATCTCCTGGCAGTGGATCTTCTGGCTGAACGTTCCGCTGGGCCTGGCCCTGCTGCCCCTCGCCCGCCTCCGCCTCGCCGAGTCGCACGGCACCGGCGCCCCGCTCGACATACCCGGCACGCTGCTCGCCAGCGGCGGACTCTTCGGCATCGTCTACGGCCTGGTCCGCGGACCCGTCGACGGCTGGACCGGCTCCGTGGTGCTGACCGCCCTGTTCGCCGGGGCCGCGCTGCTCGTCGGCTTCGTCCTCTACAGCACCCGTGCCCGGAACCCCATGCTCCCCATGCGGCTCTTCCGCTCCCGTGCCTTCGCCGGGGTCAACGCGGCGAGCCTGCTGATGTTCCTGGGGATGTTCGGCTCGATCTTCCTCCTGAGCCAGTACATGCAGGGCGTGCTCGGCTACTCGCCCACCGAGGCGGGCCTGCGCATGCTGCCCTGGACCGGCATGCCGATGCTGGTAGCGCCGATCGCCGGCCTCCTCTCGGACCGGATCGGAGGCCGCCCGGTCGTCGCGACCGGACTCTTCCTCCAGGCGGCCGGCCTCGGCTACCTGGCCTCCGTGATCATGGCCGACGCCTCCTACGCGGTCCAGCTGCCCGGTCTGATCCTCAGCGGAATCGGCATGGCCCTCTACTTCGCCCCCGCCTCCGCCCTGGTGATGTCCAGCGTCGCCGCGAAGGAGCAGGGCATCGCCTCCGGCGCCAACAACGCGCTGCGCGAGGTGGGCGGCGCGCTCGGCATCGCCGTCATGTCCTCCATCTTCGCGGCGCAGGGCGGCTACGAGTCCGCGCAGACCTTCGTGGACGGACTACGGCCGGCGATCGCCGTGGGTGCCGCGCTGGTGGCCCTGGGCGGAATAGCGGCCCTGGCGATCCCGGCGCGCCGCCGCACCGACGGCCCCACGGCCGCGCCGAAGACCGAACCGAAGACCGAACCGGCCCTCGCCACGACGGCACCGACGCCCCACCACTGA
- a CDS encoding SDR family oxidoreductase encodes MRIVIAGGHGQIALRLERLLAARGDEVAGIVRKAEQADDLRAAGAEPVVLDLESASVEEVAERLRGADAAVFAAGAGPGSGVARKDTVDKAAAVLFAGAAVRAGVRRFLIVSSMGADPGHQGDEIFDVYLRAKGEADAYVSSLDALDWTILRPGALTDDAGTGLVRLEAHTGRGPVPRDDVAAVLAELVDTPATNGLTLELISGSAPVSVAVKSVAGN; translated from the coding sequence ATGCGCATTGTCATCGCTGGTGGTCATGGTCAGATCGCGTTGCGGCTGGAGCGGTTGCTCGCCGCGCGCGGTGACGAGGTGGCGGGCATCGTCCGCAAGGCCGAACAGGCCGACGATCTGCGGGCGGCGGGCGCCGAACCGGTCGTGCTGGACCTGGAGTCGGCCTCGGTCGAGGAGGTGGCGGAGCGGCTGCGGGGCGCGGACGCGGCGGTCTTCGCGGCGGGGGCGGGGCCCGGCAGCGGGGTGGCCCGCAAGGACACGGTGGACAAGGCGGCGGCGGTCCTCTTCGCGGGCGCGGCGGTCCGGGCGGGCGTCCGGCGCTTCCTGATCGTGTCGTCCATGGGTGCCGACCCGGGGCACCAGGGGGACGAGATCTTCGACGTCTACCTGCGCGCCAAGGGCGAGGCCGACGCGTACGTCAGCTCGCTGGACGCCCTGGACTGGACGATCCTGCGCCCCGGCGCCCTGACGGACGACGCGGGTACGGGCCTGGTGCGTTTGGAGGCGCACACCGGCCGCGGCCCCGTTCCGCGCGACGACGTCGCCGCGGTCCTGGCCGAACTGGTCGACACCCCGGCCACGAACGGCCTGACCCTGGAGCTGATCAGCGGCTCGGCGCCCGTGTCGGTGGCGGTGAAGTCGGTGGCGGGGAACTGA
- a CDS encoding TetR/AcrR family transcriptional regulator, which yields MVRMSAEERRESVIRAATSEFARGGYHGTSTETIAKRVGVSQPYLFRLFPGKKAIFLAVAERCLRDTREVFEKASEGLHGEEALHAMAEAYSQLIADQPEKLQMQLQVYVTVAAAEAAGDHEFGEMVRKGWLEIWDTVHLPLGADIGETTTFLAYGMLINTLVGMGFPPGHRVYGGIYESGQAKPSRKDADAQDADA from the coding sequence ATGGTCAGGATGAGTGCAGAGGAGCGGCGCGAGAGCGTCATCCGTGCGGCGACGAGCGAGTTCGCCCGGGGTGGCTATCACGGCACGTCCACGGAGACCATCGCCAAGCGCGTGGGGGTCTCCCAGCCGTACCTCTTCCGTCTCTTCCCGGGGAAGAAGGCGATCTTCCTCGCGGTGGCGGAGCGCTGTCTGCGGGACACCCGCGAGGTCTTCGAGAAGGCGTCCGAGGGCCTGCACGGCGAAGAGGCCCTGCACGCCATGGCCGAGGCCTACTCGCAGCTGATCGCGGACCAGCCCGAGAAGCTCCAGATGCAGTTGCAGGTGTACGTCACCGTCGCCGCCGCCGAGGCGGCCGGGGACCACGAGTTCGGCGAGATGGTCCGCAAGGGCTGGCTCGAGATCTGGGACACCGTGCACCTGCCGCTGGGGGCGGACATCGGCGAGACGACGACCTTCCTGGCCTACGGCATGCTGATCAACACCCTGGTCGGCATGGGGTTCCCGCCGGGCCACCGCGTCTACGGCGGCATCTACGAGTCGGGACAGGCCAAGCCGAGCCGGAAGGACGCGGACGCGCAGGACGCGGACGCCTAG
- a CDS encoding adenosine deaminase — protein MERVRDVSELPKAHLHLHFTGSMRPTTLLELADKHGVRLPETLTEALGRGESPKLRATDERGWFRFQRLYDAARSCLQTPEDIQRLVREAAEEDLRDGSGWLEIQVDPTSYAPRLGGLIPALEIILDAVETTVRDTGIGMRVLVAANRMKHPLDARTLARLAVRYAERGVVGFGLSNDERRGMARDFDRAFAIARDGGLLSAPHGGELTGPASVRDCLDDLEADRIGHGVRAAEDPRLLKRLADRQVTCEVCPASNVALGVYEKPEDVPLRRLFEAGVPMALGADDPLLFGSRLAAQYEIAREHHGFTDAELAELARQSVRGSAAPEEVKGKLLAGVDDWLVA, from the coding sequence ATGGAGCGTGTACGTGATGTCTCTGAACTGCCCAAGGCCCATCTCCACCTGCACTTCACCGGGTCGATGCGGCCCACCACCCTGCTGGAGCTGGCCGACAAGCACGGGGTGCGGCTGCCCGAGACGCTGACCGAGGCCCTGGGCCGCGGGGAGTCGCCGAAGCTGCGGGCGACGGACGAGCGGGGCTGGTTCCGCTTCCAACGGCTGTACGACGCGGCGCGGTCGTGCCTGCAGACGCCGGAGGACATCCAGCGGCTGGTGCGGGAGGCCGCGGAGGAGGACCTGCGGGACGGGTCGGGGTGGCTGGAGATCCAGGTCGATCCGACGTCGTACGCGCCTCGGCTGGGCGGGCTGATTCCGGCGCTGGAGATCATCCTGGACGCGGTGGAGACGACCGTGCGGGACACCGGGATCGGGATGCGGGTGCTGGTCGCCGCGAACCGGATGAAGCATCCGCTGGACGCGCGGACGCTGGCGCGGCTGGCGGTGCGGTACGCGGAGCGGGGCGTGGTCGGGTTCGGGCTGTCGAACGACGAACGGCGCGGGATGGCGCGGGACTTCGACCGGGCGTTCGCGATCGCGCGGGACGGGGGGCTGCTGAGCGCGCCGCACGGGGGTGAGCTGACCGGTCCGGCGTCGGTGCGGGACTGCCTGGACGACCTGGAGGCGGACCGGATCGGGCACGGCGTGCGGGCGGCGGAGGATCCCCGGCTGCTGAAGCGGCTCGCGGACCGGCAGGTGACGTGCGAGGTGTGCCCGGCGTCGAACGTCGCGCTGGGCGTGTACGAGAAGCCGGAGGACGTGCCGCTGCGGAGGCTGTTCGAGGCGGGGGTGCCGATGGCGCTGGGCGCGGACGATCCGCTGCTGTTCGGGTCGAGGCTGGCCGCCCAGTACGAGATCGCGCGCGAGCACCACGGGTTCACGGACGCGGAGCTGGCGGAGCTGGCGCGTCAGTCGGTGCGGGGGTCGGCGGCGCCGGAGGAGGTGAAGGGGAAGCTGTTGGCGGGGGTGGACGACTGGCTTGTGGCGTAG
- a CDS encoding UDP-N-acetylmuramate dehydrogenase, producing MQELHDAPLAPLTTFRLGGPATRLLTATTDAEVIAAVREADDTGTPLLLIGGGSNLVIGDKGFDGTALHIATRGFRLDGTTLELAAGEIWTDAVARTVEAGLAGVECLAGIPGSAGATPIQNVGAYGQEVSATITEVTAYDRRSGETVALSNADCAFSYRHSRFKAEPERYVVLRVRFELENADGLSAPLRYAETARALGVEAGDRVPLTAARETVLRLRAGKGMVLDPEDHDTWSAGSFFTNPILTDEEFAAFRSRVAGRLGAAVEPPAFPAGEGRVKTSAAWLIDKAGFTKGYGTGPARISTKHTLALTNRGEATTEDLLALAREVVAGVHEAFGVTLVNEPVTVGVAL from the coding sequence GTGCAGGAACTCCACGACGCCCCCCTCGCCCCGCTGACCACCTTCCGCCTGGGCGGGCCCGCGACCCGGCTGCTCACGGCCACCACCGACGCCGAGGTGATCGCCGCCGTCCGCGAGGCCGACGACACCGGGACCCCGCTGCTGCTCATCGGCGGCGGATCCAACCTCGTCATCGGCGACAAGGGCTTCGACGGCACCGCCCTGCACATCGCCACGCGCGGCTTCCGCCTCGACGGCACGACGCTGGAGCTGGCGGCCGGCGAGATCTGGACCGACGCGGTCGCCCGCACCGTCGAGGCGGGCCTGGCGGGCGTCGAGTGCCTGGCCGGCATCCCCGGCTCGGCGGGCGCGACCCCGATCCAGAACGTCGGCGCGTACGGCCAGGAGGTGTCCGCCACGATCACCGAGGTCACGGCGTACGACCGCCGGAGCGGCGAGACGGTCGCCCTCTCCAACGCGGACTGCGCCTTCTCCTACCGCCACAGCCGCTTCAAGGCCGAGCCCGAGCGGTACGTGGTCCTGCGGGTCCGCTTCGAGCTGGAGAACGCCGACGGGCTCTCCGCGCCCCTCCGGTACGCCGAGACGGCCCGCGCCCTCGGTGTCGAGGCGGGCGACCGGGTGCCGCTGACGGCCGCCCGGGAGACGGTGCTGAGGCTGCGTGCCGGGAAGGGCATGGTGCTGGACCCGGAGGACCACGACACGTGGTCGGCCGGGTCGTTCTTCACCAACCCGATCCTCACGGACGAGGAGTTCGCCGCGTTCCGCTCCCGCGTCGCCGGACGCCTCGGTGCCGCCGTGGAGCCACCCGCCTTCCCGGCCGGGGAGGGCCGGGTCAAGACCTCCGCGGCCTGGCTGATCGACAAGGCGGGCTTCACCAAGGGGTACGGCACGGGCCCCGCGCGCATCTCCACCAAGCACACCCTCGCGCTCACCAACCGCGGCGAGGCGACGACCGAGGACCTGCTCGCGCTGGCCCGCGAGGTCGTCGCCGGGGTCCACGAGGCCTTCGGCGTCACGCTGGTCAACGAACCGGTGACGGTGGGCGTCGCCCTGTAG
- a CDS encoding MaoC family dehydratase N-terminal domain-containing protein: MALDQSFVGRSYPPTAPYEVGREKIREFAEAVGDANPAYTDAEAAKALGHPDVIAPPTFVFSITFKAAGQVIEDPQLGLDYSRVVHGDQKFSYARPVRAGDRLTVTSTIEAIKSMAGNDILDIRGEVHDEAGEHVVTAWTKLVARAAEEA; encoded by the coding sequence ATGGCGCTCGACCAGTCGTTCGTGGGGCGGAGCTATCCGCCCACCGCGCCCTACGAGGTGGGCCGGGAGAAGATCCGCGAGTTCGCGGAGGCGGTGGGGGACGCCAACCCGGCGTACACCGACGCGGAGGCCGCGAAGGCGCTCGGTCATCCGGATGTGATCGCCCCGCCGACCTTCGTGTTCTCGATCACGTTCAAGGCGGCCGGTCAGGTCATCGAGGACCCGCAGCTCGGGCTGGACTACAGCCGCGTGGTGCACGGCGACCAGAAGTTCTCCTACGCCCGCCCGGTCCGGGCCGGTGACCGGCTCACGGTCACCTCGACCATCGAGGCGATCAAGTCGATGGCCGGCAACGACATCCTGGACATCCGTGGCGAGGTCCACGACGAGGCCGGCGAGCACGTCGTGACCGCCTGGACCAAGCTCGTGGCCCGCGCGGCCGAGGAGGCGTGA